From Serinicoccus profundi, the proteins below share one genomic window:
- a CDS encoding ABC transporter ATP-binding protein produces MARSTAPASPLRRTLRLVLPHLHGQRALMAGGGVLLLLEVVFRVLEPWPTKLVIDALTRSLGADLAEPGPQATVQLLVACGLGTIAIIGLRAVCNYGATVAFALSGSRVATRLRAAVFDHVQGLSRSYHGRARSGDVVQRLVADVGRLQEVAVTAGMPLVANVFTLVAMLGVMTWLDPVLALIVLVSILIFGLFSRLSTGKITHASRKTRRSEGELANVAQETLTGMTHVQAYGMERDRSATFQGSNNRSLKDGVVARRLAAGLERRTDVLVGVATAAVLLLGGARVLQGAMTPGDMVIFLTYLKTSMKPLRDLAKYTGRIARASASGERVADLLDEQPDIVSPVDPVRLGVVRGRVELRDVHLEFVPGLPVLRGVDLQIEPGERVAIVGPSGSGKSTVASLLLRLLDPGSGSVHLDGVDLREVDLRDLRGQIALVQQDAVLFTGTIEDNIRQGRPEASEHQVQRAARLARVTEFTDELPEGLQTEVSERGASLSGGQRQRISLARAFLRDAPVLLLDEPTTGLDPDNVVLVGEAIAELSRGRTSVMITHDLDVARGADRVVVLEQGRVTWSGPAQEAPLGEVLEESRG; encoded by the coding sequence ATGGCCCGCTCCACCGCGCCGGCCTCGCCGCTGCGGCGGACCCTGCGGCTCGTGCTGCCGCACCTGCACGGGCAGCGAGCGCTGATGGCCGGCGGGGGAGTGCTGCTACTGCTCGAGGTGGTCTTCCGCGTGCTCGAGCCGTGGCCCACCAAGCTGGTCATCGACGCCCTGACCCGCAGCCTCGGGGCGGACCTCGCCGAGCCGGGGCCGCAGGCCACGGTCCAGCTGCTCGTCGCCTGCGGCCTCGGCACCATCGCGATCATCGGGCTGCGGGCCGTCTGCAACTACGGCGCGACCGTCGCCTTCGCGCTCAGTGGCAGCCGCGTCGCCACCCGGCTGCGGGCCGCGGTCTTCGACCACGTGCAGGGGTTGTCCCGCAGCTACCACGGGCGGGCGCGTTCCGGCGACGTCGTGCAGCGGCTGGTCGCCGATGTCGGTCGCCTCCAGGAGGTCGCCGTGACCGCCGGTATGCCGCTGGTGGCCAATGTCTTCACCCTGGTCGCGATGCTCGGCGTCATGACCTGGCTGGACCCGGTGCTGGCGCTCATCGTGCTCGTCTCGATCCTCATCTTCGGGCTGTTCTCCCGCCTCTCGACCGGCAAGATCACCCACGCCTCCCGCAAGACGCGGCGCAGCGAGGGCGAGCTGGCCAACGTCGCCCAGGAGACGCTCACCGGGATGACGCACGTCCAGGCATACGGGATGGAGCGCGACCGCTCGGCCACCTTCCAGGGCTCCAACAACCGCTCCCTCAAGGACGGCGTCGTCGCGCGGCGGCTCGCCGCTGGGCTGGAGCGACGCACCGACGTGCTCGTCGGCGTCGCGACCGCGGCGGTGCTGCTGCTCGGTGGCGCGCGGGTGCTGCAGGGGGCGATGACCCCCGGCGACATGGTGATCTTCCTGACCTACCTCAAGACGTCGATGAAGCCGTTGCGGGACCTGGCGAAGTACACCGGGCGCATCGCCCGCGCCAGCGCCTCCGGCGAGCGGGTCGCCGACCTGCTCGACGAGCAGCCCGACATCGTCTCCCCGGTCGACCCGGTGCGCCTGGGCGTCGTCCGAGGTCGGGTGGAGCTGCGGGACGTGCACCTGGAGTTCGTCCCCGGGCTGCCGGTGCTGCGCGGGGTCGACCTGCAGATCGAGCCGGGGGAGCGGGTCGCCATCGTCGGCCCTTCGGGCTCGGGCAAGTCGACCGTGGCCTCGCTTCTGCTGCGCCTGCTGGACCCTGGCTCGGGCAGCGTGCACCTGGACGGGGTCGACCTGCGCGAGGTCGACCTGCGCGACCTGCGCGGCCAGATCGCGCTCGTGCAGCAGGACGCCGTCCTCTTCACCGGCACCATCGAGGACAACATCCGGCAGGGCCGCCCCGAGGCGAGCGAGCACCAGGTGCAGCGTGCGGCGCGGCTCGCCCGCGTCACCGAGTTCACCGACGAGCTGCCCGAGGGTCTGCAGACCGAGGTGAGCGAGCGTGGGGCGAGCCTCTCCGGCGGTCAGCGGCAACGGATCTCCCTGGCCCGGGCCTTCCTGCGCGACGCACCGGTGCTGCTCCTCGACGAGCCGACGACGGGGCTCGACCCGGACAACGTCGTGCTCGTCGGTGAGGCGATCGCCGAGCTCAGCCGCGGGCGCACCAGCGTCATGATCACCCACGACCTCGACGTGGCGCGGGGCGCCGACCGGGTCGTCGTGCTCGAGCAGGGCCGGGTGACG
- a CDS encoding glycosyltransferase, producing MTRVAYVCADPGIPVFGTKGASVHIQEIVRAWRDRGADVEVYAVRLGDPEHVPADLADLVVHHVPVGRIGSGSGSGSDDAGAAARREVAQRQACAEIARRVVAAAPDVVYERYSLFSTVLHAARRGLGEGVRAVLEVNAPLIDEQREHRVLVDEVGAEGALRAQVAAADVVACVSGRVAEWVHERVGLDEGPCAAPGEVAHGGAGLVGQASVLVVPNGVNTDRIQAVTPDLDGDPVVVFVGTLKPWHGVEDLVRSAALAQRPWRLRIVGDGPQRASVEQAAAEHGLTVELTGAVAPEQIPAALEGALVAVAPYPESGDHYFSPLKVYEYGAAALPVVASRIGQIPAVVEDGRTGLLVPPSDPPALAAAIDSLVADPDAARRMGAAARRLMEREHSWGHVLAATLAPIPVATRISATTPTTRPAVPVAGVR from the coding sequence ATGACCCGCGTCGCCTACGTCTGCGCCGACCCCGGCATCCCCGTCTTCGGGACCAAGGGGGCGAGTGTCCACATCCAGGAGATCGTGCGTGCCTGGCGCGACCGGGGCGCCGACGTCGAGGTGTATGCCGTCCGCCTCGGTGACCCCGAGCACGTCCCCGCCGACCTCGCCGACCTCGTGGTCCACCACGTGCCGGTCGGTCGGATCGGGTCCGGCTCCGGGTCTGGCTCGGACGACGCCGGTGCCGCGGCCCGGCGCGAGGTCGCCCAGCGGCAGGCCTGCGCCGAGATCGCCCGCCGGGTCGTGGCGGCGGCGCCTGATGTCGTCTACGAGCGCTACTCCCTCTTCTCGACCGTCCTGCACGCGGCGCGTCGCGGTCTGGGCGAGGGGGTCCGGGCGGTGCTGGAGGTCAACGCCCCGCTCATCGACGAGCAGCGCGAGCACCGCGTGCTCGTCGACGAGGTCGGGGCCGAGGGCGCGCTTCGGGCCCAGGTCGCGGCGGCCGACGTCGTCGCCTGCGTGAGCGGACGCGTGGCCGAGTGGGTGCACGAGCGCGTGGGGCTGGACGAAGGACCGTGCGCCGCGCCGGGTGAGGTCGCGCACGGCGGCGCTGGTCTCGTCGGTCAGGCCAGCGTCCTCGTCGTGCCCAACGGGGTCAACACCGACCGGATCCAGGCCGTGACCCCCGATCTCGACGGCGACCCGGTGGTCGTCTTCGTCGGGACCCTCAAGCCGTGGCACGGCGTCGAGGACCTCGTGCGGTCCGCCGCCCTCGCGCAGCGCCCCTGGCGGCTGCGGATCGTGGGCGACGGGCCGCAGCGGGCATCCGTCGAGCAGGCGGCCGCGGAGCACGGGCTCACCGTGGAGCTGACCGGCGCGGTCGCGCCCGAGCAGATCCCGGCAGCCCTGGAGGGGGCGCTCGTCGCGGTCGCCCCCTATCCGGAGAGCGGCGACCACTACTTCTCCCCGCTCAAGGTCTACGAGTACGGCGCGGCCGCCCTGCCCGTCGTCGCCTCCCGGATCGGCCAGATCCCTGCGGTCGTCGAGGACGGGCGCACCGGGCTGCTCGTGCCGCCGTCGGACCCGCCGGCGCTCGCCGCCGCCATCGACTCCCTCGTCGCCGACCCCGACGCCGCGCGCCGCATGGGCGCCGCGGCCCGCCGGCTGATGGAGCGCGAGCACTCCTGGGGCCACGTCCTCGCGGCGACGCTGGCGCCGATCCCGGTGGCCACGAGGATCTCGGCGACCACGCCGACCACCCGTCCGGCCGTGCCCGTCGCCGGGGTCCGCTGA
- a CDS encoding glycosyltransferase yields MPSERTAYVLKVYPRFSETFVVTEILAREAAGDDLAIYALRPTTDSRFHPQLAQVQAPVTHLPRAHKLSAEWEVLAQAQAELPDFGARFGALMPLLVRLDPSDIAQGVDLALRLRRDGITRVHVHFASMASWCTAIASALTGIPFTVTTHAKDLFHESVDRVVLREVLGRAAAVIAISDYNRRFLLEHVDPTLADRVSLVRNGLELGRFAYRDPRPVGPVLRVLAVGRIVEKKGFDHLVDAVTALRAEGMPLEVRIVGEGERAADLAAQVERAGVGDVVTLLGSRSQSELVAELDWADVMVAPCVVGADGNADGLPTVLLEAMASGVPCVATDVTGIPEAIHPATGDAPATGVLLPCDPDGLAGRVADALRRVAEPSWPRVEVARSARARVERDFDTTTQAARLAAVTAGATR; encoded by the coding sequence TTGCCGTCTGAACGCACCGCCTACGTCCTCAAGGTCTACCCGCGCTTCTCCGAGACCTTCGTCGTCACCGAGATCCTGGCCCGTGAGGCCGCCGGCGACGACCTGGCCATCTACGCGCTGCGGCCCACCACCGACTCGCGCTTCCACCCCCAGCTCGCCCAGGTGCAGGCCCCGGTGACCCACCTGCCCCGCGCGCACAAGCTGTCGGCCGAGTGGGAGGTCCTCGCGCAGGCGCAGGCCGAGCTGCCCGACTTCGGCGCGCGCTTCGGTGCGCTCATGCCGCTTCTCGTCCGTCTCGACCCCTCCGACATCGCCCAGGGCGTCGACCTCGCGCTGCGGCTGCGCCGCGACGGCATCACCCGGGTCCACGTGCACTTCGCCAGCATGGCGTCGTGGTGCACGGCGATCGCGAGCGCGCTCACCGGCATACCCTTCACCGTCACCACGCACGCCAAGGACCTCTTCCACGAGTCCGTCGACCGCGTGGTGCTGCGGGAGGTGCTCGGACGGGCCGCTGCCGTCATCGCGATCAGCGACTACAACCGCCGTTTCCTCCTCGAGCACGTCGACCCCACGCTGGCCGACCGCGTCAGCCTCGTGCGCAACGGGCTGGAGCTGGGGCGCTTCGCCTACCGCGACCCGCGCCCCGTCGGCCCGGTGCTGCGCGTGCTCGCGGTCGGCCGCATCGTCGAGAAGAAGGGTTTCGACCACCTCGTCGACGCCGTCACCGCGCTGCGCGCCGAGGGTATGCCGCTCGAGGTGCGGATCGTCGGTGAGGGCGAGCGCGCCGCCGACCTCGCCGCACAGGTCGAGCGGGCCGGGGTCGGCGACGTCGTCACCCTGCTCGGGTCGCGCAGCCAGTCCGAGCTCGTCGCCGAGCTCGACTGGGCCGACGTCATGGTCGCCCCCTGCGTCGTCGGCGCCGACGGCAACGCCGACGGGCTGCCGACTGTGCTGCTCGAGGCGATGGCCAGTGGGGTGCCGTGCGTCGCGACCGACGTCACCGGCATACCCGAGGCGATCCATCCGGCCACCGGCGACGCGCCCGCCACCGGCGTGCTGCTGCCCTGCGACCCCGACGGGCTCGCCGGCCGGGTCGCCGACGCGCTGCGCCGGGTCGCCGAGCCCTCCTGGCCCCGGGTCGAGGTCGCCCGGTCCGCCCGCGCCCGCGTCGAGCGGGACTTCGACACCACCACCCAGGCGGCCCGACTGGCCGCCGTCACGGCAGGAGCCACCCGATGA